CCTCGTCGACAGCTGGATCCCGGCGCTCTCCGGAGTACACGACAAACTGGTCGCGGGAGCCAGGGTCGCCGACGTCGGCTGCGGACACGGAGCGTCGCTGATGCTTCTCGCGCGGGCCTACCCCGCCTCGACGTTCACCGGGTTCGACTACCACGCACCATCGATCGACACCGCCCGCGCGCAGGCGTCACAGGCCGGGCTCGCCGACCGGGTGGCGTTCGAGGTCGCCGGTGCCGAAGACTTCGCCGGGGAGGGCTTCGACCTGGTCTGCGTGTTCAACGCGCTGCACGAGTGGGGCGACCCCGTCACCGCCGCCGGTCACATCCGCGGCGCCCTCGCACCCGACGGGACATGGATGTTCACCGAGCCACGCACAGACGACCACCCCGTCGAGAGCGTCCGCGCCAGGACGTTCTACTCGGTGTCGACCTTCGTCTGTACTCCCAGCGCGCTCTCCCAGGGCAGCAGCAACGCCCTCGGGGCACAGGCCGGGTTCACCGCGCTCCGACACATCACCGAGGAGGCCGGGTTCACCCGGTTCCGCCAGGCCGCCGAAACCCCCAACTTCATGGTCCTCGA
This DNA window, taken from Nocardiopsis exhalans, encodes the following:
- a CDS encoding class I SAM-dependent methyltransferase, with product MNDLDTDRLRAFLERYAADQAATMHAATVVIGDQLGLYRALAEGGRQRADELAAATDCHPRLVREWLNAQVASAYCEHDPADDTYRLTPEQAACLADPASPTFVAGGALVASSTHKDTERVQKAFTTDGGIGWDEHHPHLFTGTERFFGPVYRANLVDSWIPALSGVHDKLVAGARVADVGCGHGASLMLLARAYPASTFTGFDYHAPSIDTARAQASQAGLADRVAFEVAGAEDFAGEGFDLVCVFNALHEWGDPVTAAGHIRGALAPDGTWMFTEPRTDDHPVESVRARTFYSVSTFVCTPSALSQGSSNALGAQAGFTALRHITEEAGFTRFRQAAETPNFMVLEARP